The following are from one region of the Silene latifolia isolate original U9 population chromosome 9, ASM4854445v1, whole genome shotgun sequence genome:
- the LOC141601351 gene encoding uncharacterized protein LOC141601351, whose protein sequence is MGSRKLSYAGRVVLIKEVLSTLHGYWARIFILPKMVISKIEAICRGYLWHGADQKESPALVSWANICQPRKQGGLGLKDFHVWNLATVGKYAWWVPNKEDHLWVRWVHAVYIKSSSWWEYIPGSGCSWAWRKIFQVKQLLKPYLSNLSSEEHYTITAGYQWLKPDMGQVSWYPWMLNQWLIPKQQFICLLLAQRRLLTQDRLLRMGVIQSNCCFLCELQEKNVNHLFFECPFSRQCRDLVSDWCKCRNRCRVEKSVVRPCVVLARVQSDVKVRLGQCDIRSKNALALEWVEYLKA, encoded by the exons ATGGGTTCCAGGAAGCTTTCTTATGCTGGCAGAGTGGTGCTTATTAAGGAAGTTCTAAGCACCCTCCATGGCTACTGGGCTAGGATCTTCATTCTTCCAAAAATGGTGATTTCAAAAATAGAAGCTATATGCAGAGGGTATTTGTGGCATGGAGCTGATCAAAAGGAGAGCCCAGCTCTTGTTTCTTGGGCCAACATCTGTCAACCTAGGAAGCAAGGGGGATTGGGACTGAAGGATTTTCATGTTTGGAATCTTGCCACGGTGGGAAAGTATGCCTGGTGGGTGCCAAACAAGGAAGATCATTTATGGGTAAGATGGGTACATGCTGTATACATCAAATCTTCATCCTGGTGGGAGTATATTCCTGGGTCTGGATGCAGCTGGGCTTGGCGGAAAATTTTCCAGGTTAAGCAACTATTAAAACCTTATTTATCTAATTTATCTAGTGAGGAGCATTATACTATAACAGCGGGATATCAATGGCTTAAACCTGACATGGGGCAAGTGTCTTGGTATCCTTGGATGCTGAATCAATGGCTGATCCCAAAGCAGCAGTTTATTTGTTTGTTGTTAGCTCAGAGAAGGCTATTAACTCAAGACAGACTACTGAGAATGGGAGTTATACAGAGTAATTGTTGTTTTCTGTGTGAGCTGCAGGAGAAaaatgtgaaccatttgttctttgaATGTCCTTTTAGTAGACAGTGCAGGGACCTGGTTAGTGACTGGTGCAAG TGTAGGAATAGGTGTCGTGTGGAAAAGTCTGTTGTTAGACCTTGTGTTGTACTAGCAAGGGTTCAAAGTGATGTTAAAGTGCGTCTAGGTCAGTGTGATATTCGAAGTAAGAATGCTCTAGCCTTGGAATGGGTAGAGTATCTTAAGGCTTAG